From the Halobacterium zhouii genome, the window TCGCGCACGACCTCGATCTCGACGTCCTCCTCGTCGACGCCGATGCGCGCGAACTGCGTGCGAACGTGCTCCCGGGCGGCGGTGAGCGCCTGGTCCTTCGTGTCGAAGCCACGCGGCATCGGCGACTCGAAGGCCACGTTCACCTCCTGGCCGTCGACTCGCTGGACGCTCCCCCCGCTGTCCACGGCGTAGAACTCGTCGCACACCCACACGTAGGGGGCCGCCTCGTCGGGCGCGCCCTTGAACGACGGCGACTCCTCGCCGCGCTCGTACAGCGTCCCCGTCAAGGTCGTCCCGGCCGCA encodes:
- a CDS encoding DUF7113 family protein, with translation MLLVRGSAAGTTLTGTLYERGEESPSFKGAPDEAAPYVWVCDEFYAVDSGGSVQRVDGQEVNVAFESPMPRGFDTKDQALTAAREHVRTQFARIGVDEEDVEIEVVREHEAEDASSAHS